In Fusobacterium nucleatum, the genomic stretch TTTTGCAAGTTTTGAATTTCCCCAACCACTTTCTAATGAAGCTTGCCCTAGTATAAATGATGTTGGTGGAACTACCATTTTATGAACTAATTCTTTTCCTGATTTATTTTTTACCTTATATCTAGTAAACATCTCATCTAAGTATAATTTTTCTTCCTCTGTTAAAACTTCTTTTTCTATTAAACTTATCACATATTGCTTATCAGTTTCTATCTTATTCCTTATTTTTTCTATTGCAAGAATAAGAGTATCAATAAAAATTTGCTTTTTAGATTTACCTTTTACCTTAGTAAAATCTTTTGCTTGAGTAACCACACCAGTATTAGTATCTTGATCTAGGACTTCTTTTACATCAGAATAAGAAAGAAATGACAAGCATAAAAAAACAACTGCTAGTAAATATTTCTTCATATATCCTCCTATCTATTTTATATTTTACTCATTTATAAAATACTGATGTATTATACCATAAAATACTAAAATTTACAAATCCATATATACCAATGTAAAACTGCTAATTTTCAGTATTTTCTTTGTACCAATTTTCTGAATTATTTATAATTTCATTTATAAAAATATTTACATCATCAGAAGGTAAATCTTTTTCTATAACTTTATTATCATTTGTTTTTATAAAGATAACATTTCCTATACCTTTTGTCATACCTTCTGCTTTTCTTCCTGTATCTAATGCTTTATATGGTTCCCCATTTATACTATATTTAATTCCTGTTGATGAATTATTTTCTATTAAAATATCATGTCTTTTTCCAGTTATAAAAAGAATTACAGAAATCACAACAAGAATTAAAACTACAATGGCTATTTTCAATATATTTTTCATTTTCTACCTCACTTTTTAAAATCCTATTGCTTTTTCTCTTTCTCTTTCTTTTTCTTTTTTTCTTCTCCATTCATAAATAATAAGAACAAGAGCTATAATTCCATAAGAAATAAATACTCTAAAATATTCTCCTATTTGTGCAGAACCCATTAACTCTTTTCCTGCTCTTGGAGCAACAACAAACATTGTATGGAATAAAATAACTCCACCTATTGCATTAGGTATTGTTGCTCTTGCAACAGAAGCTCCTCCTATTAGTAGAGCAGCAACAGAGAACATTCCTATTTGCTCATGTGAATTATATGTATTTATTGTTCCTAAATTTTGAAGATAAATTACTTGTCCTATTCCTGCCAAAACAGTTGAAATAACTATTGCATAGATTCTAACTTTATTTACTTCTATACCTGCTGATTTTGATACTTCCATATCTTGTCCAACTGCTCTCATATCTTGTCCTAATTTAGTTTTTCTAAACCAAATAACAAAGAAACAAAGTGCAACTATAAAAAGTAATGTAAGGACAGGTATTTCATAACCAAATATTTTAAGTGGAATTGCATTATCTATTGACTTTGCAACCTCTGTTAAATCTACAGTATTTTTTATACCTCTACCAGAAGACAATAATAGAGTTTTATCTTTCACAGGAAAAATTTTCCCCATTGAATATAGAACTACAAGTTGATAAACTCCATTTATAAAATATCCTAAAATCATAGAAGTTATCATTTCTTTTCCTTTTGCCCTATTTAATATTACTCCTCCAACATATCCAAGTAAAATAGAGAATGGAATTGAAAGTATCATTGCAAGAAATATACCTTGTAAACCCATAATATGCCAGTTAGTTATAAGAATTAAAGCAAGTTGTCCTCCCATAGCTCCTAAAACTATACCAAAGTTTAGTCCCATTCCTGCTACTATTGGTATTAATAATGACATTATTAAAAATAAATTTCTTGATATTCTTTGTATCATTTCACGAATTAAATAATCTCCACTTAAACCAGAAAGTGGAAACATTATAGCTACCATAATAAGTATAAGTATAGGAACACTATTGTTTAATAAAAAATTTTTTACCTTATTATCCACGACTTCCACCTTCCTTTCTAGTTAAAGCATATAAAATCATTCCATTAGAAACAATTATTCTTATTGTTTCAGACATATCTGTTTTTATAAGAGCATTAACAACTGTTGGAGTCATAGTTAATATTCCTTGGAATAAGAAAGTTCCTATCATAACATGCCAAATTGTTACTCTATTGACAGAAGCTCCTCCAATTAAAATAGCTGCTATTGCAGGGAAAGCCATATTGAATGGTGCTAGATAAAGTTGGATAAATCCAAAACTTTGTTGATATACTATTATTCCTATTGCTGCAATTACAGTTGAAATTATAACTGATTGTTTTCTACTTTTATCAACATTGATACCTGTTGCTTGTGCAAATTTCTCATTTTTTCCAACAGCACTCATAGAAAGTCCTGATCTTGTCCTAAAAAATAACCACATTAAAAATGCTAGTAATAAAAAGAATATTATCTCTCCAACAGGTATAGCTTGTGATATTTTCCCAAAAATATTATTTAAAACACCCTTCCAATAAGTTTCAACACTTATTGTTGTTCTAAGCCCTGAACCTCCATAAGCCCATATCATATCAGGCTTTCTAAATGGAAGAATTATCCACATAATACACATAAAAGCAACTGATGAGAAACCTATATATGTAGCTATCATCATTTCTCCACCTTTTACTTTATTCAAAATAGCTCCATAAGCCCAACCAAAAATAAAAGCAAACACTATTGCTAATATTATTGCTAAAACAAAACCTATAAAACCACTAAATCCTAATTCTATACTTAACAATGCTCCTAAAAGTCCTGCTTCAATTCCAAGAGGCATACCAAAGTTAAGTCCTGCTCCTGATTCTATCATAGGCATAAGTGATAGAACTAAAATTGCATTCATACCAAATCTAATAATTGTATCTGATAGAGCTGTTGTTATAGGGATACCTACAAAAGGAGCAATAATATAAGTTGAAATTAAAAATATTAAGATTATTAATCTTGGTAACCCAAACTTCTTTAACATATTATTCTCCCTCCTTTATTCCTGACATTAATTTTCCAAAATCAAGTATGCTTGCTGTTGCTGGTAATATTCCTGCAACCTTACCTTCGTTTATTATTGCAATTCTGTCACAGATACTTCTTAACTCTTCAATTTCAGATGAAGTTACAACTATTGTTGTATTTCTTTCTCTATTATATTCTTTTAAAATTTCTAAAACTAATTGTTTAGCTCCAACATCTATACCTCTTGTTGGTTCAGATACAAACAACAAATCTGGTTCCATAGTGAAAGCTTTTGCCACACAAACTTTTTGTTGATTTCCTCCACTTAACTCTGCAACTTTTTGTTTTTCATCCATACTTTTTATTTCTAGTTTTTCTATATATTTTTTTGCATTATCTGTAACAGCTTTATCATCTATTACATTTATAACTCCTAGATATTTTTTTAAGAATAAACCTTTTATTTCCATAGCGGGAAAAGCTATATTTCTTTCTATACTTTCGTCTAATAGTAAACCTACACCTTTTCTATCTTCTGATACAAAAAATATTCCTTTTTCTAATGGATATGTTGGTTTATTTAAGACTAAATCTTCACCTTTATATTTTACATTTCCCTTTGATTTAAAAAGTCCCATTACTCCATTTGCTACTGCTATCTTACCTTGTCCTGCCATACCTCCTAAACCAAGTATTTCACCCTTTTTAATATCTAAGTCTAAACCTTTTAACATTTCTCCTGGCATATCAACCCATAAATTTTTTATTTCCATAAAGTTTTCTGCATCAGAGTTATCTGTATTTTTTTCTTCAGATGATGTACTTACTTTTCTTCCTATCATCCATTCTGTAATTTGATTTACATCTGTAGATTTTGTAGGAACTGTGTTTATAAGCTGTCCATCTCTTAAAACTGTTACTTTATCAGAAACTGCCATTATTTCATTAAGTCTATGTGTTATAAATATTATAGTTATTCCTTTTGCAGATAACTTTTTCATTGTATCTAACAAAATTCTAGCTTCATCTTCTGTCAAAACTGCTGTTGGTTCATCTAAAACTAAAAGTTTTGTATGCTCTCTTTCTATTTCACGGGCAATTTCTGTAAATTGCTTATAGGCAACTGCCATTTCATTTATTTGTTCTTGTCCTGTTAAACCTACTCCAAGTTTTGAAATAGCTTCTTGTGATCTTTTTGTATTATCTTTTTGGTCAATTTTCCTTATCCCCTCACCAAAAAGATGTGTCATTAGATTATTTTTTGTTGACTCTCTATTTAAAACTATATTTTCACTAACTTTAAAACCTGGAATTAATGAAAATTCTTGGTGAACCATTCCTATACCAGCATTCAGAGCATCAAATGGAGATGAAAAATTAACTTCTTTCCCATCAAAATAAATCTTTCCATTATATCCACCTGTTTCCCTTATTATATCCATACCAAATATAATCTTCATTAAAGTAGATTTTCCTGCACCATTTTCTCCAACAAGTCCAAGAATTTCTCCTTCCTTTAATTCTAAATTTATATCTTTCAATACAGTATTTTCACCAAATGATTTAGAGAGGTTTTCTATTTTTAATATCGTACCCGACATCTATAATTTCCCCCTTATTTAATATAAAGTAGGGGCTGGTGCATAAAAATAAAAGCTCCAGCCCCCACTATCCTACTTTCTTAAATATTTATTTTTTATTTATTTCCAATTTTTCCATATTTTTCTGGAACTTCAACAGAAGTTATTCCCATATATCCTTTTCCAAAAATATATGTATCTTGATATACAAAGAATGAGTTAGGTATATCTACTCCATTATTGTTCTTCATCAAACTTCCATTCCATTTAGAACCAGGTGTTGCTGCATCAAGAGAAGCTAAAACTTTATCCAATGTAAAATCTCTATCCCCACTTTCAATAGATTTAACTGCTAAATCTGTAAGTCCTTCAATTCCAGAGAAATTATAAGAATAAGCCCAAGTTCCCATTCTTGCAGAACCACCAGCATCTACAACAGCTTTTTCAACTTTTTCTAATATTTTTGGCCAATTTCCTTTTTCATCATCAGTAAATTCTATTCCTAATGCTCCTGGATATCCCATTGTAGGAGATGGTAAATCTGCTTCTATAAAACATCCACCATGAGCAGCAATTTGTTTTAATAAAGGTTCAGTTTGAGCATCATTTGTTGCAAAAAATGCTATATCTTTACCGTATTTTGCTATCCAATTTG encodes the following:
- a CDS encoding glucosaminidase domain-containing protein; the protein is MKKYLLAVVFLCLSFLSYSDVKEVLDQDTNTGVVTQAKDFTKVKGKSKKQIFIDTLILAIEKIRNKIETDKQYVISLIEKEVLTEEEKLYLDEMFTRYKVKNKSGKELVHKMVVPPTSFILGQASLESGWGNSKLAKEGNNLFAIRSTLKDKEKTVYLGPNQFYKKYESIEDSLVDYIMTLSRHSSYSNLRKAINNGEETMVLVKHLGNYSEVKHIYEQRLSQIITKNNLVKYDG
- a CDS encoding DUF6672 family protein, translated to MKNILKIAIVVLILVVISVILFITGKRHDILIENNSSTGIKYSINGEPYKALDTGRKAEGMTKGIGNVIFIKTNDNKVIEKDLPSDDVNIFINEIINNSENWYKENTEN
- a CDS encoding ABC transporter permease; the encoded protein is MVAIMFPLSGLSGDYLIREMIQRISRNLFLIMSLLIPIVAGMGLNFGIVLGAMGGQLALILITNWHIMGLQGIFLAMILSIPFSILLGYVGGVILNRAKGKEMITSMILGYFINGVYQLVVLYSMGKIFPVKDKTLLLSSGRGIKNTVDLTEVAKSIDNAIPLKIFGYEIPVLTLLFIVALCFFVIWFRKTKLGQDMRAVGQDMEVSKSAGIEVNKVRIYAIVISTVLAGIGQVIYLQNLGTINTYNSHEQIGMFSVAALLIGGASVARATIPNAIGGVILFHTMFVVAPRAGKELMGSAQIGEYFRVFISYGIIALVLIIYEWRRKKEKEREREKAIGF
- a CDS encoding ABC transporter permease subunit; translated protein: MLKKFGLPRLIILIFLISTYIIAPFVGIPITTALSDTIIRFGMNAILVLSLMPMIESGAGLNFGMPLGIEAGLLGALLSIELGFSGFIGFVLAIILAIVFAFIFGWAYGAILNKVKGGEMMIATYIGFSSVAFMCIMWIILPFRKPDMIWAYGGSGLRTTISVETYWKGVLNNIFGKISQAIPVGEIIFFLLLAFLMWLFFRTRSGLSMSAVGKNEKFAQATGINVDKSRKQSVIISTVIAAIGIIVYQQSFGFIQLYLAPFNMAFPAIAAILIGGASVNRVTIWHVMIGTFLFQGILTMTPTVVNALIKTDMSETIRIIVSNGMILYALTRKEGGSRG
- a CDS encoding sugar ABC transporter ATP-binding protein; amino-acid sequence: MSGTILKIENLSKSFGENTVLKDINLELKEGEILGLVGENGAGKSTLMKIIFGMDIIRETGGYNGKIYFDGKEVNFSSPFDALNAGIGMVHQEFSLIPGFKVSENIVLNRESTKNNLMTHLFGEGIRKIDQKDNTKRSQEAISKLGVGLTGQEQINEMAVAYKQFTEIAREIEREHTKLLVLDEPTAVLTEDEARILLDTMKKLSAKGITIIFITHRLNEIMAVSDKVTVLRDGQLINTVPTKSTDVNQITEWMIGRKVSTSSEEKNTDNSDAENFMEIKNLWVDMPGEMLKGLDLDIKKGEILGLGGMAGQGKIAVANGVMGLFKSKGNVKYKGEDLVLNKPTYPLEKGIFFVSEDRKGVGLLLDESIERNIAFPAMEIKGLFLKKYLGVINVIDDKAVTDNAKKYIEKLEIKSMDEKQKVAELSGGNQQKVCVAKAFTMEPDLLFVSEPTRGIDVGAKQLVLEILKEYNRERNTTIVVTSSEIEELRSICDRIAIINEGKVAGILPATASILDFGKLMSGIKEGE